One part of the Melitaea cinxia chromosome 8, ilMelCinx1.1, whole genome shotgun sequence genome encodes these proteins:
- the LOC123655515 gene encoding RNA polymerase II transcriptional coactivator, with the protein MPKNKKKAETSSSDSDEGPIDRNPPPEKKAKMGSRTDDKEPTWVLQGKKLVKIREFKGKVYVDIREFYEKNGELLPGKKGISLTPDMWRKLLSLGDEINEAISTMC; encoded by the exons atgccaaaaaataagaaaaaggcAGAAACCTCCAGTAGCGATAGCGATGAGGGACCTATTGAC AGAAATCCGCCTCCTGAAAAAAAGGCCAAAATGGGATCAAGAACAGATGATAAGGAACCAACCTGGGTCTTACAGGGAAAGAAATTAGTCAAAATACGCGAATTTAAAGGAAAGGTTTATGTAGATATAAGAGAATTCTATGAAAAGAATGGTGAATTATTACCAGGCAAGAAAGGTATTAGTTTAACTCCTGATATGTGGAGAAAGCTTCTGTCCTTAGGAGATGAAATTAATGAAGCTATTAGTACCATGTgttag